A DNA window from Hordeum vulgare subsp. vulgare chromosome 1H, MorexV3_pseudomolecules_assembly, whole genome shotgun sequence contains the following coding sequences:
- the LOC123428512 gene encoding E3 ubiquitin-protein ligase hel2-like isoform X1: MDDSCAVCADALEWVAYGPCGHREVCSTCVVRLRFVLEDSLCCICKTDCPSVFVTKAMGDYTKVISDFSVLPTEASEGNVGEYWYHEDTKAYFDDADHYKMIRAMCRLSCSVCDKAEDQVGQAAQAKRRSRFKSIDQLKGHLFHQHRLYMCNLCLEGRKVFICEQKLYTRAQLTQHTKTGDSEVDGSEVERSGFAGHPVCEYCKYPLYGDNELYTHMSREHYSCHICQRQHPGHYDYFRNYDDLEMHFRKDHFLCEDDVCLAKKFVVFQSDAEIKRHNAMEHGGRMSRAQRNAALQIPTSFIYQRNEQDQRRGRGRGRNAHHDRPDRDFPLPVRDGSATADHGLGSQVDSVAGPFQSVSVSSSSGRTETGRSFGNGRVLEQLSFPPLQDQDIPDARMDAIPYETSFPPVSEQQSRYALALNQSSRGSARLGDESLFPPLPGSSNKGSASTQQGLQSLAKNTLASRLQQRSKGTVKVLYSARSQTAENPEIVPHVSTSTQTWPKPDQGLHLSGSSQLRIVTQSTRDNGLMPSASSGSAWNSRASNKMKHSTSTPNFVSGGSSAQASSSTAYGNKSQLPPQSSQPLPVVEDVQQANKSLVERMRVALGMDEDRFSAFKEIASEYRQGVIDTSEYLSYVEQFGISHLVPEMARLLPDPLKQMELADAYYTNMRFKSLQENGGCEGITVKENKRKNKGKGKTPDAETVTAKDASESLADSFIDTVRKLQSNNKTQGEAAVLSKDGYRSSKEKIPLSAGGSCSGTNLGLDGDPVAISKASGTSRYVGKGGGSSSSSSSDKQSKKTSKFLRARLGDNSLATLDFSHPDVSPERPEKETQVLQTGLPVRSVWKNGAAQKLFSSNEKK, translated from the exons ATGGATGACAGCTGCGCGGTATGCGCGGACGCGCTCGAATGGGTGGCCTACGGGCCATGCGGGCACCGCGAGGTGTGTTCAACCTGCGTCGTCCGCCTTCGCTTCGTACTCGAGGACTCTCTATGCTGCATCTGTAAGACGGATTGCCCCTCCGTATTCGTCACAAAG GCCATGGGAGATTACACAAAAGTGATCTCCGATTTCTCTGTTTTGCCCACTGAGGCAAGTGAGGGAAATGTGGGGGAGTACTGGTACCATGAGGATACAAAGGCATACTTTGATGATGCCGATCATTATAAGATGATAAGGGCGATGTGCCGACTTTCTTGTAGTGTATGTGACAAAGCTGAGGATCAGGTTGGTCAGGCAGCACAAGCAAAGCGCCGAAGCAGGTTCAAGAGCATTGATCAGCTAAAGGGACATTTGTTCCATCAGCATAGGTTATACATGTGTAATCTTTGCTTGGAGGGGAGAAAG GTATTTATTTGTGAACAGAAGCTTTATACAAGGGCACAGTTAACTCAGCATACAAAAACAGGTGACTCTGAGGTGGATGGCTCTGAGGTTGAACGCAGTGGTTTTGCTGGACACCCAGTGTGTGAATATTGTAAATATCCATTATATGGAGATAATGAGCTTTACACACATATGTCCAGAGAACACTATTCGTGCCACATATGTCAAAG GCAGCATCCTGGGCACTATGATTATTTCCGGAACTATGATGATTTAGAG ATGCATTTTCGTAAAGATCATTTCCTCTGCGAAGATGATGTATGTTTGGCCAAGAAGTTTGTTGTCTTTCAAAGTGACGCAGAGATCAAG AGACATAATGCTATGGAGCATGGTGGGCGGATGTCCCGTGCCCAGAGGAATGCCGCACTTCAG ATACCTACCAGTTTTATATACCAAAGGAATGAGCAAGATCAAAGGCGTGGCAGAGGTAGGGGTCGTAATGCTCACCATGATAGACCTGACAGGGATTTCCCATTACCTGTGCGGGATGGCAGTGCAACTGCAGACCATGGCCTTGGAAGTCAAGTTGATAGTGTTGCAGGGCCTTTCCAGTCAGTAAGTGTCAGTTCTAGTTCTGGTCGAACAGAAACTGGTCGAAGCTTCGGGAATGGTCGCGTGCTTGAGCAATTGTCTTTTCCTCCACTTCAAGACCAGGATATTCCTGATGCTAGGATGGATGCCATTCCCTATGAAACCTCGTTTCCTCCCGTCTCAGAGCAGCAATCAAGGTATGCGCTGGCTCTTAATCAGAGCTCAAGGGGTTCTGCAAGGCTTGGTGATGAATCATTATTCCCTCCATTGCCTGGGTCAAGTAACAAGGGTTCTGCTTCAACACAACAGGGGCTGCAAAGTCTTGCTAAGAACACACTTGCATCAAGGCTTCAACAACGTAGTAAGGGCACCGTGAAGGTACTATATTCTGCTCGGTCTCAAACAGCTGAAAATCCTGAGATAGTACCTCATGTTTCCACTTCCACCCAGACATGGCCTAAACCTGACCAGGGGCTACATCTTTCTGGTTCTTCTCAACTTCGGATTGTAACTCAATCAACAAGAGATAATGGGCTCATGCCATCTGCCTCCAGCGGTTCAGCATGGAATTCCAGAGCTTCAAACAAGATGAAGCACTCTACATCGACCCCTAATTTTGTTTCTGGTGGATCCTCTGCCCAGGCATCATCAAGTACAGCTTATGGCAATAAAAGCCAACTGCCACCACAAAGCAGCCAACCTTTGCCTGTTGTCGAGGatgttcagcaagcaaacaaatcGCTTGTGGAAAGAATGCGTGTTGCATTAGGAATGGATGAGGATAGGTTCTCTGCGTTCAAAGAAATTGCTAGTGAATACCGTCAAGGTGTCATTGATACTTCAGAGTATCTCTCGTATGTCGAGCAGTTTGGTATATCACATCTTGTTCCTGAAATGGCTAGGTTGTTGCCTGATCCTCTGAAGCAGATGGAACTTGCTGATGCCTATTACACCAACATGCGCTTTAAAAGTCTCCAAGAAAATGGTGGTTGTGAAGGCATTACCGTGAAAGAGAACAAGCGTAAAAATAAGGGGAAGGGAAAAACTCCTGATGCAGAAACAGTTACTGCTAAGGATGCAAGTGAATCGCTAGCTGATAGCTTTATTGACACTGTAAGGAAGCTTCAGTCAAACAATAAGACTCAAGGAGAGGCTGCGGTGCTCTCAAAGGATGGGTATCGATCTTCCAAGGAGAAGATCCCACTATCAGCTGGAGGGTCATGCTCTGGTACAAATTTGGGTCTAGACGGTGATCCAGTTGCCATCTCAAAGGCGTCTGGCACCAGTAGGTATGTGGGCAAGGGTGgaggaagcagcagcagcagcagcagcgacaaACAATCAAAGAAGACGTCGAAGTTTCTCAGAGCTCGGTTGGGTGACAACTCATTGGCTACACTTGATTTTAGTCATCCTGATGTGAGCCCTGAACGACCTGAAAAGGAGACACAAGTCCTACAAACTGGGTTGCCTGTGCGAAGTGTTTGGAAGAACGGTGCGGCGCAGAAGCTCTTTTCCAGCAATGAAAAGAAATAG
- the LOC123428512 gene encoding E3 ubiquitin-protein ligase ZNF598-like isoform X2, with protein MDDSCAVCADALEWVAYGPCGHREVCSTCVVRLRFVLEDSLCCICKTDCPSVFVTKAMGDYTKVISDFSVLPTEASEGNVGEYWYHEDTKAYFDDADHYKMIRAMCRLSCSVCDKAEDQVGQAAQAKRRSRFKSIDQLKGHLFHQHRLYMCNLCLEGRKVFICEQKLYTRAQLTQHTKTGDSEVDGSEVERSGFAGHPVCEYCKYPLYGDNELYTHMSREHYSCHICQRQHPGHYDYFRNYDDLEMHFRKDHFLCEDDVCLAKKFVVFQSDAEIKRHNAMEHGGRMSRAQRNAALQIPTSFIYQRNEQDQRRGRGRGRNAHHDRPDRDFPLPVRDGSATADHGLGSQVDSVAGPFQSVSVSSSSGRTETGRSFGNGRVLEQLSFPPLQDQDIPDARMDAIPYETSFPPVSEQQSRYALALNQSSRGSARLGDESLFPPLPGSSNKGSASTQQGLQSLAKNTLASRLQQRSKGTVKTWPKPDQGLHLSGSSQLRIVTQSTRDNGLMPSASSGSAWNSRASNKMKHSTSTPNFVSGGSSAQASSSTAYGNKSQLPPQSSQPLPVVEDVQQANKSLVERMRVALGMDEDRFSAFKEIASEYRQGVIDTSEYLSYVEQFGISHLVPEMARLLPDPLKQMELADAYYTNMRFKSLQENGGCEGITVKENKRKNKGKGKTPDAETVTAKDASESLADSFIDTVRKLQSNNKTQGEAAVLSKDGYRSSKEKIPLSAGGSCSGTNLGLDGDPVAISKASGTSRYVGKGGGSSSSSSSDKQSKKTSKFLRARLGDNSLATLDFSHPDVSPERPEKETQVLQTGLPVRSVWKNGAAQKLFSSNEKK; from the exons ATGGATGACAGCTGCGCGGTATGCGCGGACGCGCTCGAATGGGTGGCCTACGGGCCATGCGGGCACCGCGAGGTGTGTTCAACCTGCGTCGTCCGCCTTCGCTTCGTACTCGAGGACTCTCTATGCTGCATCTGTAAGACGGATTGCCCCTCCGTATTCGTCACAAAG GCCATGGGAGATTACACAAAAGTGATCTCCGATTTCTCTGTTTTGCCCACTGAGGCAAGTGAGGGAAATGTGGGGGAGTACTGGTACCATGAGGATACAAAGGCATACTTTGATGATGCCGATCATTATAAGATGATAAGGGCGATGTGCCGACTTTCTTGTAGTGTATGTGACAAAGCTGAGGATCAGGTTGGTCAGGCAGCACAAGCAAAGCGCCGAAGCAGGTTCAAGAGCATTGATCAGCTAAAGGGACATTTGTTCCATCAGCATAGGTTATACATGTGTAATCTTTGCTTGGAGGGGAGAAAG GTATTTATTTGTGAACAGAAGCTTTATACAAGGGCACAGTTAACTCAGCATACAAAAACAGGTGACTCTGAGGTGGATGGCTCTGAGGTTGAACGCAGTGGTTTTGCTGGACACCCAGTGTGTGAATATTGTAAATATCCATTATATGGAGATAATGAGCTTTACACACATATGTCCAGAGAACACTATTCGTGCCACATATGTCAAAG GCAGCATCCTGGGCACTATGATTATTTCCGGAACTATGATGATTTAGAG ATGCATTTTCGTAAAGATCATTTCCTCTGCGAAGATGATGTATGTTTGGCCAAGAAGTTTGTTGTCTTTCAAAGTGACGCAGAGATCAAG AGACATAATGCTATGGAGCATGGTGGGCGGATGTCCCGTGCCCAGAGGAATGCCGCACTTCAG ATACCTACCAGTTTTATATACCAAAGGAATGAGCAAGATCAAAGGCGTGGCAGAGGTAGGGGTCGTAATGCTCACCATGATAGACCTGACAGGGATTTCCCATTACCTGTGCGGGATGGCAGTGCAACTGCAGACCATGGCCTTGGAAGTCAAGTTGATAGTGTTGCAGGGCCTTTCCAGTCAGTAAGTGTCAGTTCTAGTTCTGGTCGAACAGAAACTGGTCGAAGCTTCGGGAATGGTCGCGTGCTTGAGCAATTGTCTTTTCCTCCACTTCAAGACCAGGATATTCCTGATGCTAGGATGGATGCCATTCCCTATGAAACCTCGTTTCCTCCCGTCTCAGAGCAGCAATCAAGGTATGCGCTGGCTCTTAATCAGAGCTCAAGGGGTTCTGCAAGGCTTGGTGATGAATCATTATTCCCTCCATTGCCTGGGTCAAGTAACAAGGGTTCTGCTTCAACACAACAGGGGCTGCAAAGTCTTGCTAAGAACACACTTGCATCAAGGCTTCAACAACGTAGTAAGGGCACCGTGAAG ACATGGCCTAAACCTGACCAGGGGCTACATCTTTCTGGTTCTTCTCAACTTCGGATTGTAACTCAATCAACAAGAGATAATGGGCTCATGCCATCTGCCTCCAGCGGTTCAGCATGGAATTCCAGAGCTTCAAACAAGATGAAGCACTCTACATCGACCCCTAATTTTGTTTCTGGTGGATCCTCTGCCCAGGCATCATCAAGTACAGCTTATGGCAATAAAAGCCAACTGCCACCACAAAGCAGCCAACCTTTGCCTGTTGTCGAGGatgttcagcaagcaaacaaatcGCTTGTGGAAAGAATGCGTGTTGCATTAGGAATGGATGAGGATAGGTTCTCTGCGTTCAAAGAAATTGCTAGTGAATACCGTCAAGGTGTCATTGATACTTCAGAGTATCTCTCGTATGTCGAGCAGTTTGGTATATCACATCTTGTTCCTGAAATGGCTAGGTTGTTGCCTGATCCTCTGAAGCAGATGGAACTTGCTGATGCCTATTACACCAACATGCGCTTTAAAAGTCTCCAAGAAAATGGTGGTTGTGAAGGCATTACCGTGAAAGAGAACAAGCGTAAAAATAAGGGGAAGGGAAAAACTCCTGATGCAGAAACAGTTACTGCTAAGGATGCAAGTGAATCGCTAGCTGATAGCTTTATTGACACTGTAAGGAAGCTTCAGTCAAACAATAAGACTCAAGGAGAGGCTGCGGTGCTCTCAAAGGATGGGTATCGATCTTCCAAGGAGAAGATCCCACTATCAGCTGGAGGGTCATGCTCTGGTACAAATTTGGGTCTAGACGGTGATCCAGTTGCCATCTCAAAGGCGTCTGGCACCAGTAGGTATGTGGGCAAGGGTGgaggaagcagcagcagcagcagcagcgacaaACAATCAAAGAAGACGTCGAAGTTTCTCAGAGCTCGGTTGGGTGACAACTCATTGGCTACACTTGATTTTAGTCATCCTGATGTGAGCCCTGAACGACCTGAAAAGGAGACACAAGTCCTACAAACTGGGTTGCCTGTGCGAAGTGTTTGGAAGAACGGTGCGGCGCAGAAGCTCTTTTCCAGCAATGAAAAGAAATAG